A stretch of the Streptomyces sp. NBC_01428 genome encodes the following:
- a CDS encoding dihydrofolate reductase family protein, with amino-acid sequence MPKVRVHNVTISLDGFAAGANQRLDAPFGDGVGWGDDLHSWFVSAAEDSAAGKSGIDVDYFIRGDRNIGATIMGRNMFGPQRGPWEDESWKGWWGDNPAYHHDVFVHTHHLRPTLEMVGGTAFHFTDEPLETVLQRAFDAAGGKDVRIGGGAAVIQQYLRAGLIDELHLAIAPMLVGHGERLFDNLGDGIDGYRVSELVGSPTVTHAVLVRR; translated from the coding sequence ATGCCCAAGGTCCGCGTACACAACGTGACGATCTCCCTCGACGGCTTCGCGGCCGGCGCGAACCAGCGGCTGGACGCCCCGTTCGGCGACGGCGTCGGCTGGGGTGACGACCTGCACAGCTGGTTCGTCTCCGCGGCGGAGGATTCCGCCGCGGGAAAGAGCGGAATCGATGTCGACTACTTCATCCGCGGCGATCGGAACATCGGCGCCACGATCATGGGGCGGAACATGTTCGGGCCGCAGCGCGGGCCGTGGGAGGACGAGTCCTGGAAGGGCTGGTGGGGCGACAACCCGGCCTACCACCACGACGTTTTCGTGCACACCCACCATCTGCGCCCGACGCTGGAGATGGTCGGCGGAACGGCCTTCCACTTCACCGACGAACCGCTCGAGACGGTCCTCCAGCGCGCGTTCGACGCCGCGGGCGGCAAGGACGTCCGGATCGGCGGCGGCGCCGCGGTCATCCAGCAATATCTGCGCGCCGGGTTGATCGACGAACTCCACCTGGCGATCGCGCCGATGCTCGTCGGGCACGGGGAGCGACTGTTCGACAATCTGGGTGACGGGATCGACGGCTACAGGGTGTCCGAACTGGTCGGCTCGCCGACCGTCACGCACGCGGTGCTGGTCCGCCGCTGA